Within the Stenotrophomonas sp. 610A2 genome, the region GCGAAAGCAACGGCCGCGCCAGCCTGCGCTTCGTTTAAACTCCGGGCTGGTTTTTGTGTTTCCCGTCGATAACAGACTCTCCTGAACGAGCCTAGCCCCCAGACATGACCAATATCGCCAAGATCCACGCCCGTGAAATCCTCGACAGCCGTGGCAACCCCACGCTGGAAGCCGAAGTCACCCTGGCCGACGGCTCATTCGGCCGCGCCGCCGTCCCGTCCGGCGCTTCGACCGGCACCAAGGAGGCCGTGGAACTGCGCGATGGCGACAAGACCCGTTACCTGGGCAAGGGCGTGCGCAATGCCGTGGGCAACATCAACGGCGCCATCGCCACTGCACTGGCCGGCTTCAATGCCGAAGACCAGGAAGGCCTGGACCGCCGCCTGATCGATCTGGACGGCACCGAGAACAAGGGCCGCCTGGGTGCCAATGCGCTGCTCGGCGTCTCGATGGCTGCCGCCCACGCGGTCGCCGCCTCGAAGAAGCAGGCGCTGTGGCAGTACCTGGCTGCCAAGACTGGTGCCACCCCGTCGCTGCCGGTGCCGATGATGAACATCATCAACGGTGGTGCGCATGCCGATAACAACGTCGACTTCCAGGAATTCATGGTGCTGCCGGTCGGCTTCAGCTCGTTCAGCGAATCGCTGCGCGCTGGTACCGAAATCTTCCACGCGCTGAAGTCGGTGCTGAAGGGCCACGGCCTGAGCACGGCGGTCGGCGACGAAGGCGGCTTCGCGCCGGACTTCCGTAGCAACGTCGAGGCGCTGGACACCATTCTGGAAGCCATCGGCAAGGCCGGTTACACGGCTGGCGAAGACATCCTGCTGGGCCTGGACGTCGCTTCCAGCGAGTTCTACGAGAACGGCAAGTACAACCTGGTCGGCGAGAACAAGCGCCTGACCTCCGAGCAGTTCGTCGACTTCCTGGCGGACTGGA harbors:
- the eno gene encoding phosphopyruvate hydratase; the protein is MTNIAKIHAREILDSRGNPTLEAEVTLADGSFGRAAVPSGASTGTKEAVELRDGDKTRYLGKGVRNAVGNINGAIATALAGFNAEDQEGLDRRLIDLDGTENKGRLGANALLGVSMAAAHAVAASKKQALWQYLAAKTGATPSLPVPMMNIINGGAHADNNVDFQEFMVLPVGFSSFSESLRAGTEIFHALKSVLKGHGLSTAVGDEGGFAPDFRSNVEALDTILEAIGKAGYTAGEDILLGLDVASSEFYENGKYNLVGENKRLTSEQFVDFLADWSAQYPIISIEDGLAENDWAGWKLLTQRVGNKVQLVGDDLFVTNPKIFAEGIESGTANAILIKVNQIGTLTETLEAIAMADKAGYAAIVSHRSGETEDTTIADIAVATTATQIKTGSLCRSDRVAKYNQLLRIEEALGSGARYAGRDAFVSLKR